A portion of the Nomia melanderi isolate GNS246 chromosome 2, iyNomMela1, whole genome shotgun sequence genome contains these proteins:
- the sev gene encoding receptor protein-tyrosine kinase sevenless isoform X5 encodes MLATGGLCVFLKVLALAGSVLALLPEDFEDRAAPANLQEECASRCPDLDLNQNRTDDSSSEGGCGVRCKVEQCTKGCGAWERALDTSCQAVCNGTQELLPPKELYCVLGCHDALNRYFQQLKAEIGIPPAPALVADSLTATSLRLEWKGIDIERRGGGISYLVQWRYEELAETWQYCRNQSWGEDDQILVENLQPYTKYRDIPASENTDHYMFQNLEPNKNYSISVTMRNGVGEGPPAVIYITTTPEPAVKDTQQPILILGGQHVVMKQDADMLDDPSVVYENTSTIRGVAIHVASAQLFVSDSVGYVYRTSIVRRTKPTVILSPSQANFKPLSLSVDWLNLHLYILGEVKHATTVWQIARCNLDGRGLTVAVAGFLTRPTHIEVDPYNGYLFWVTRGGLYRLDLADISNGVKHEVQPYLILEDAHLGAFTVDHTNFRLLVPHHIQNTVISVSLDGREVLDLRANTQQPRFKNVVSLAMANGLFYWTNGEEVLIEGYHSGQNRYFHNAYPDRSNGSFVSVNVLMDASQPVPVPVNPPTGVQAVLGVERAKVSWQAPHLLGGQGKGAWQNWSYELEIKDESTGETIHQKDIAGSSHTVHNLREKSEYSIKAAAYTSAGRGPWSTEFRGRTLRDGSHASILWSANEGLLRSDVTGENIDTLIYKASLKEAENDYHIVDVSWYKDVLYIVGNNSALYRYNITSHQKTKMNIHSVGSVAVDWISKKLYWANPKQQIITRANLNGSHQEPMSILAIVKELMIDSLEAYLYWSTGHAVEVARLNGQDRRYYHSDEIFNGKQVMGLTLDTENRYVYWIVRSYESGSIVYRAPTSERIPMSHKIVPEKVSALQHPNMQGPLCYFSEHLLWLQDDRNAVIGDLSGQNTAVINGITLSGLHMVAVMDPALHQYPNNLLSDTVVVLPNAVSNDSIRVEGTWRNFNISWDPVENINYGTVFYEVKFTDYINTNSNPEITTETSMPYNNSEQILPYSVLEVTVKAFTYWESAHHTRRTLRSPQSVPSQPTNPRVFIEFHKEPLSESVDIFAIFRWNEPQFSNGLITGYTVQCWNLLEEQIRCESLFVDELEHTVHGLLPDTTYYFQVRAHTKIGPGPYTDVINVSTIHENPVPQLLVATMDAVRISDLDQEKNDTLSRHKAIDVAYLAADSKIYWINEMEELVTADMDGTNATKILTLYQNALSLTIDWVARNLYWSESENGDRIVKFDLTTWKAGILKFEVIVTASRRIINLDVLPSTGSLYWIELTKNDRGVIMQSDLNGNGVQPFFNHKDNCSCPYRPPVIPVMTIDSTSYQKPVMYWISLDGHLIIADINGCMCSMIVSADFSEGSPPTSLTVDKKNIYWSNYEEGQIYYINKESTDSGEILHYYLPAVRSIKALGKSLQPYPTTNCLIPRQASYVVKVIKKTGNTITVRLPQPVPHFGCEKYNLPTTLYTIYASQCLENDPTKCENVNKTRLLTYEKEDRIKHLKPFTKYRLTLALSNYYSNLKSMNLEFGPGVIERTGAGNPTAPENVTTQALTPTLAVVYWMPPKVLNAEAVRYEVHWRLVRLINGARQKGEQLIKSNESTADGRYFTMLEPWLPGQEYLVFVRAYPVDLGLSPDVYSESPRQVVKMYPEPNNLTLIGVSVNSMNVSWSPTVNLTIKYTLEYKDVAVEQWQIANDSKVDKDKVVYFIDKLQPRTLYKFRLLLRYPSYKKDFVWPTDGKFTFQTLGDVPSAPGMPTATKLRNSIYQLNWEPAQAHGSQITVYRVEGMRVNEINEQIDSNENASWKLYYNGTDNYWIITGDMDDKYRFRVQARNAYGFGAWSRSSPIIDLTETTGGILAAQQHLGLVLGLSVPVITIILICFCYFLCPVYRQHKEDKKAVLPPLVSDVELATLREIPRGNFVQSNSLYASTLQNDPDDSTLPKIRREQITLAKFLGSGAFGEVFQGNAKDLERPGITPVAIKTLRKGASAQEKTEFLQEARLMSHFRHKHVLRLLGVCLDTDPPLLVLELMEAGDLLSYLRASRSLQPTDPHALRLQDLLAMCEDVARGCRYLEELHFVHRDLACRNCLVSARDRENRVVKIGDFGLARDIYKNDYYRKEGEGLLPVRWMAPESLVDGVFTSQSDVWAFGVLMWEITSLGQQPYPARTNLEVLHHVRAGGRLPKPLNCPPALHQLMLRCWSAADARPSFKVCLENIVSHRSTIEDAPLTPVHAGHYLARRGVSNMAYFADENQNHNNSGNSWKSSSSEGSRDMQPFLQNSNNATQSSEIPKYLELLADNEDIILRDNSTSGYEVPRSIHISDQNLGNVNKASANVDLKDNLHSDTLQEQKDALTDNKEHLSKKCDKRSSVSSLNLSERKRASVTSMTEKCNTLDSSKLTNPTIKAILKRDSFTSLTDHRRNKRNTTERRGSEISLEGRSSSSLSSNISLAPPTRPSSSLISSQNVLPLKNSVMAGTGESGIIDNSITKSTLPKIQRTHSNLQNGKANIPLVINSTLLNLLRQTPVEDSNNIVTYTNINTDAVRVNGS; translated from the exons GATATACCCGCGTCCGAGAATACGGATCATTATATGTTCCAAAATCTCGAGCCCAACAAGAACTATTCCATCAGCGTCACTATGAGGAACGGGGTTGGCGAGGGTCCGCCCGCCGTCATCTACATCACGACCACTCCAGAGCCAGCTG TGAAAGACACGCAGCAGCCTATACTGATCCTCGGCGGCCAGCACGTAGTCATGAAACAAGACGCCGACATGCTGGACGATCCCAGTGTGGTTTACGAGAACACGAGCACCATCCGCGGAGTCGCGATTCACGTAGCGTCCGCGCAGTTGTTCGTCTCTGACTCGGTGGGATACGTGTACAGAACGTCCATCGTGAGACGCACTAAGCCCACGGTGATACTCAGCCCCAGCCAAGCGAACTTCAAACCCTTGAGTCTGTCCGTGGACTGGTTGAATCTTCACCTGTACATCTTGGGCGAGGTGAAGCACGCGACGACGGTTTGGCAGATAGCCAGATGCAATCTGGACGGAAGGGGATTGACGGTCGCAGTGGCTGGATTCTTGACGAGGCCGACGCACATCGAAGTCGATCCCTACAATGGATACCTGTTTTGGGTCACCAGGGGTGGTTTGTATAGACTGGATCTGGCTGACATAAGCAATGGAGTTAAGCACGAA GTGCAACCCTACTTAATCCTAGAGGACGCACACTTGGGTGCCTTCACAGTGGACCACACGAACTTTCGCTTGCTGGTCCCACACCACATCCAGAACACGGTGATATCTGTATCCCTGGACGGTCGCGAGGTGTTAGACCTGCGAGCGAACACCCAGCAACCAAGGTTCAAGAACGTCGTCTCCCTGGCGATGGCGAACGGCTTGTTTTACTGGACGAACGGGGAGGAAGTGCTGATAGAGGGCTATCACTCGGGGCAGAACAGATACTTTCACAATGCTTATCCCGATAG GTCGAACGGTTCATTCGTCAGTGTCAATGTACTTATGGACGCTAGCCAGCCTGTTCCTGTCCCGGTGAACCCTCCTACGGGCGTGCAGGCAGTTTTGGGGGTGGAAAGGGCGAAAGTTTCTTGGCAGGCGCCCCATCTGCTGGGCGGCCAGGGTAAAGGCGCCTGGCAGAACTGGTCGTACGAGCTTGAGATCAAAGACGAGTCTACCGGCGAGACGATCCATCAGAAAGACATCGCTGGCTCGTCTCACACTGTGCACAATCTTCGCGAGAAGTCGGAATACTCCATCAAGGCTGCTGCTTACACGAGTGCTGGCAGAGGACCGTGGTCCACCGAATTCAGGGGTCGGACTTTACG GGACGGTTCACACGCGTCCATTCTCTGGTCCGCGAACGAAGGTCTGCTGAGAAGCGACGTGACCGGCGAGAACATCGATACTTTAATATACAAAGCGAGCTTAAAAGAAGCAGAGAACGACTACCATATTGTTGATGTGAGTTGGTACAAGGATGTACTCTACATCGTGGGGAATAATTCTGCACTGTATCGGTATAATATTACTAGCCATCAGAAGACGAAGATGAACATCCATTCGGTCGGAAGCGTCGCCGTTGACTGGATATCAAAGAAGCTTTATTGGGCTAACCCGAAACAACAGATT ATAACAAGAGCCAACTTGAATGGATCGCATCAAGAGCCAATGTCGATCCTAGCTATCGTTAAAGAATTAATGATCGATTCGCTGGAAGCGTATTTGTACTGGTCTACGGGACACGCTGTGGAAGTTGCACGTCTGAACGGTCAAGACAGAAGATATTACCATTCCGATGAGATATTTAATGGCAaacaagtgatgggtttgacGTTGGACACAGAGAATAGATACGTTTACTGGATCGTCCGAAGCTACGAAAGTGGATCGATCGTCTATCGGGCGCCTACGTCTGAGAGGATTCCTATGAGCCACAAAATAGTGCCTGAAAAG GTCTCAGCTTTACAGCACCCCAACATGCAAGGCCCGTTATGTTACTTCTCGGAACACCTGCTGTGGCTGCAAGACGATCGCAATGCAGTGATAGGCGACCTGTCTGGTCAAAACACCGCCGTGATAAATGGTATCACTCTGTCCGGCCTGCACATGGTGGCCGTGATGGATCCTGCGCTTCATCAATATCCGAACAATCTTCTGTCGGACACGGTGGTTGTGCTGCCCAACGCAGTCAGCAATGATAGCATTAGGGTAGAAGGAACTTGGCGGAATTTCAATATATCCTGGGACCCCGTGGAGAACATCAATTACGGGACCGTGTTTTACGAAGTGAAGTTCACGGACTACATCAATACCAATTCGAATCCCGAGATTACCACAGAGACCTCGATGCCGTATAACAATTCGGAGCAAATTCTGCCTTACTCTGTTCTAGAAGTGACCGTGAAAGCGTTCACCTATTGGGAATCGGCGCATCACACGAGGAGGACATTGCGATCACCGCAAAGCGTGCCTAGTCAACCAACGAATCCTAGGGTGTTCATTGAGTTTCATAAAGAACCCCTTAGCGAGAGCGTTGATATATTCGCGATATTCAG ATGGAACGAACCACAGTTCTCGAACGGTCTGATCACAGGATACACCGTGCAATGTTGGAATCTCCTAGAAGAGCAAATCCGCTGCGAGTCGCTTTTCGTTGATGAACTGGAGCACACCGTGCACGGTCTGCTACCGGACACAACGTACTACTTCCAAGTGCGAGCTCACACGAAAATCGGTCCCGGACCGTACACCGATGTCATCAATGTGTCAACGATACACGAGAATCCGGTTCCGCAGCTGTTGGTTGCTACCATGGACGCGGTGAGGATCTCCGATCTGGATCAAGAGAAGAATGACACCCTCAGTCGGCACAAAGCAATCGACGTTGCGTATCTGGCGGCGGATAGCAAGATTTATTGGATAAACGAGATGGAGGAACTGGTCACAGCCGATATGGACGGTACAAATGCAACCAAGATTCTGACGTTGTACCAGAACGCCTTGAGTTTGACTATCGACTGGGTAGCGAGGAATCTGTATTGGTCCGAGTCGGAAAACGGAGATCGGATCGTCAAGTTCGACTTGACCACTTGGAAAGCGGGGATCCTCAAGTTCGAGGTGATTGTCACGGCGAGCAGACGTATCATCAATCTCGATGTACTGCCATCCACAGG ATCGTTATACTGGATAGAGCTGACGAAAAACGACAGAGGAGTGATAATGCAATCGGATTTAAATGGCAATGGCGTTCAACCCTTTTTTAATCACAAAGATAACTGCTCGTGTCCGTATAGACCTCCCGTGATCCCCGTGATGACGATAGATAGTACTTCGTATCAAAAGCCAGTTATGTATTGGATCTCTTTGGACGGACACTTGATCATCGCTGACATCAACGGCTGCATGTGTAGTATGATAGTAAGCGCAGACTTCAGCGAAGGATCGCCACCGACATCTCTGACAGTGGATAAAAAGAACATATACTGGTCGAACTACGAAGAAGGCcagatttattatataaacaagGAATCCACCGACAGTGGAGAGATCTTACACTATTACCTGCCAGCTGTTAGAAGCATCAAGGCTCTGGGGAAATCCTTACAACCGTATCCAACCACAAACTGTCTGATTCCCCGCCAGGCGTCCTACGTCGTGAAAGTGATCAAAAAAACAGGAAACACTATCACTGTGAGACTTCCCCAGCCTGTTCCTCATTTTGGTTGTGAGAAATACAATTTACCGACAACTTTGTACACAATATACGCGTCTCAATGCTTAGAGAACGACCCCACCAAGTGCGAGAATGTCAATAAGACTCGGCTGCTAACTTACGAGAAGGAGGACAGGATCAAGCATCTCAAGCCTTTCACTAAATACAGGCTGACTTTAGCGTTGAGTAACTATTATTCTAATTTGAAGTCGATGAACTTGGAATTTGGCCCCGGTGTCATCGAAAGGACTGGAGCTGGTAACCCTACAGCTCCGGAAAATGTAACAACGCAAGCCTTGACACCGACTTTGGCCGTAGTTTATTGGATGCCGCCGAAGGTGCTGAACGCTGAGGCGGTTCGGTACGAGGTGCACTGGAGATTGGTCCGATTGATAAATGGGGCACGGCAGAAAGGAGAGCAGCTGATAAAGAGTAACGAGAGTACGGCCGACGGTAGATACTTCACCATGCTAGAACCATGGTTACCGGGACAGGAATATTTAGTGTTCGTCCGCGCGTATCCTGTGGACTTGGGCTTAAGTCCCGACGTCTACAGCGAAAGTCCTCGCCAAGTGGTGAAAATGTACCCGGAGCCTAACAACCTGACGTTGATCGGTGTCAGCGTGAACAGCATGAACGTGTCGTGGTCGCCCACCGTCAACTTGACGATCAAATACACTTTAGAATACAAAGACGTCGCCGTAGAACAATGGCAAATCGCGAACGACTCTAAAGTGGATAAAGACAAGGTGGTCTATTTCATTGACAAGCTGCAACCGCGCACTTTGTACAAGTTCCGTCTGCTCCTGAGGTACCCGAGCTACAAGAAAGATTTCGTATGGCCGACGGATGGGAAGTTCACGTTCCAAACATTGG GTGACGTGCCGAGTGCCCCTGGTATGCCTACGGCAACAAAACTCCGGAATTCCATTTATCAGTTGAACTGGGAGCCCGCGCAAGCTCACGGCTCCCAGATTACAGTGTACCGCGTCGAGGGTATGAGAGTAAACGAAATAAACGAACAAATCGACTCGAACGAGAACGCCAGCTGGAAGCTCTACTACAATGGGACGGACAATTACTGGATAATTACGGGCGATATGGACGACAAATACCGGTTTCGAGTTCAGGCCAGAAACGCGTACGGATTCGGTGCATGGAGCAGATCCAGCCCGATCATTGATTTGACAGAAACCACTGGCGGGATACTGGCCGCCCAACAACATTTGGGACTGGTATTAGGACTGAGCGTCCCGGTTATTACCATAATTCTGATTTGCTTCTGTTATTTCCTTTGCC CAGTGTATAGGCAACACAAGGAAGACAAGAAAGCTGTCTTACCTCCTTTAGTGAGCGACGTAGAGCTGGCAACCCTTCGAGAAATACCCCGCGGAAATTTTGTCCAATCTAACTCACTTTACGCGTCCACGCTGCAAAACGATCCCGATGACTCTACCCTGCCTAAAATCAGGAGAGAGCAAATCACGTTAGCGAAGTTCTTGGGGAGTGGAGCATTCGGGGAA GTGTTTCAAGGTAATGCGAAGGACTTAGAGAGACCGGGAATCACCCCGGTCGCGATCAAGACGCTCCGAAAGGGCGCATCGGCACAAGAGAAAACAGAATTCCTTCAAGAGGCGAGACTGATGAGCCATTTTCGACATAAACACGTACTCCGGTTGCTCGGAGTATGCCTAGACACAGACCCACCGCTATTAGTATTAGAGCTGATGGAAGCCGGAGATTTATTGAGTTATTTAAGAGCGAGTCGATCGTTACAGCCTACAGATCCACACGCTTTGCGTCTACAAGATTTATTGGCTATGTGTGAAGATGTAGCAAGAGGATGTCGTTATCTGGAGGAACTCCATTTTGTACATAGAGATCTTGCATGCAGAAACTGTTTGGTGTCTGCTAGGGATAGGGAAAACCGAGTAGTTAAAATTGGTGATTTTGGGCTTGCAAGAGATATTTATAAGAACGATTATTATAGAAAA gaAGGGGAAGGACTGCTACCTGTTCGTTGGATGGCCCCTGAATCTTTAGTAGATGGTGTATTCACTTCTCAGAGTGATGTATGGGCATTTGGTGTATTAATGTGGGAAATTACATCTTTGGGGCAACAACCATACCCTGCCAGAACAAACCTTGAAGTGTTGCATCATGTGCGTGCAGGTGGTAGATTGCCTAAACCTTTGAACTGCCCACCTGCTTTGCATCAGTTGATGTTACGTTGTTGGAGTGCTGCTGATGCTAGACCAAGTTTTAAAGTTTGCCTTGAGAATATAGTTAGCCATCGAAGTACTATAGAGGATGCACCATTGACCCCTGTACATGCTGGTCATTACTTAGCTAGAAGAG GCGTGTCTAACATGGCTTACTTTGCTGACGAGAATCAAAATCATAATAACTCAG ggAATTCATGGAAATCCAGTAGTTCAGAAGGTAGTCGAGATATGCAGCCATTCCTTCAAAATTCCAATAATGCAACACAATCGAGTGAAATACCAAAATACCTGGAACTGCTAGCAGATAatgaagatattattttaagagATAATTCAACAAGTGGATACGAAGTGCCTCGATCAATTCATATTTCTGATCAAAATTTGGGTAATGTAAATAAAGCTAGTGCAAATGTAGATTTAAAAGATAATTTGCATTCTGATACTTTACAAGAACAGAAAGATGCTCTGACTGACAATAAAGAACATTTATCAAAGAAGTGTGATAAGAGGTCTTCAGTATCGAGTTTAAATTTATCAGAACGTAAAAGAGCATCAGTTACAAGTATGACTGAAAAATGTAATACTTTAGATAGTTCAAAATTAACTAATCCTACTATTAAAGCGATTTTGAAGAGAGACTCTTTTACCTCTTTAACTGATcatagaagaaataaaagaaatacgaCTGAACGGCGAGGATCAGAAATAAGTTTAGAAGGCAGAAGTTCCAGTTCACTCAGTTCAAATATTAGTTTAGCACCACCTACGCGACCCAGCTCATCGTTAATTAGTTCACAAAATGTTCTTCCATTGAAAAACAGTGTTATGGCTGGTACTGGAGAATCTGGAATAATTGACAATAGCATCACAAAAAGTACATTGCCAAAAATTCAAAGGACTCATTCTAATTTACAGAACGGTAAAGCCAATATTCCGTTGGTGATAAATAgtacattattaaatttattaaggcAAACTCCGGTTGAAGATAGTAACAATATTGTTACATATACAAATATCAATACAGATGCTGTTAGAGTAAATGGATCGTGA